Below is a window of Macadamia integrifolia cultivar HAES 741 chromosome 8, SCU_Mint_v3, whole genome shotgun sequence DNA.
GAAAAACCCACActattacccttgtgaaaagctgtgcggtcgatctctaacttgggcgtcgaaggactaaccccggataaacatccgggcctctgccttctgtatttgtgcaggatcaactcatacagattttcggcagcaacaatCATCAAGCCCGATCAATACCAATCGGCCAACTAATTGACACCCATAGACACTTCAATACTCTCAATGAGACAACTTTTCTAAGAATTCAATGGTTGcacatttctaccaaaaaaaaaaagggattgcaCATGGGGTAGAGTCCTTTGATTTCTTTCCCATTATTTCCTGATTTCCCATGTGCCTAGAAAATTCTATAAAAGGGTCGACacaaggttttaaaaaataGAATCGGATTGGTGGAATCAGTTGTGACCGATCTTGCCAAAGTCAGCTGATTCTCATCGAAATCAACACCAACTGATTCAATCTCTAATTTTCCTAACCTTAGGTTTGTAGAAGTTTTTCTCTTTATAACGTAAATAATgagaaattcaaaagaaaattgcTGAAATTAGACTCAAATTTCTCAAATCATTAATGCAAAGAGTGTGAGAAGATCATAATTCATCCGGGGATTGTCCAAATGGTTAAGACGAATTAGAGATTGTGTGGATAAGCAcacggtctcaggttcaatTTCCTATCTGTGCATCTGCAATTTAAATGAAGATCGTGTCAAGTTGATTTCCGATGAATCGAATCGGCCGATTTCTGAATTAAATTgccaaaaataagaaattattcCGTAAATCTactgattttagggttttcggaACCGATTGTACAACCGCTTCAGTCTCCGATTCCGAGttttaaaaatccatttttctattagaaaaaaaaaaaaaaaaaaaaaaaaaaaaaaaaaactctgcttCGCCAAGGTCGGTTTCCccgatttttttattttgggtctCCCACCTGAAAACCATTCACGTCTGAGCACGACTCGCGAGTCACAAGACTCACGACACCCTGGCCTCTTTCTGCGCTCAAGCCTCCGACCTTCCGATTGTTCTTCCTTTGAACCCTGCTCCGTGGTTCTTTTCGttcttgggaagagaagaaacgAAAGATTATGAGGAAGCAGGGCTGCCCCTCCTCCGCTTTACCTCTGGTTCATCTTCTCCTGCTTCTCACTCTGTTCTTCGTAGCCAAGGATGGTGGCATTGTTAGATTTGCAGAGGGAGGGAAGAGAAGGGTTCATATCCCAGACGAACTGGACGACGTGATCGATAACGAAGAGGACGAGGCCTGGAGGCAATGGGGTAAAAAATCTAGCCCATCTCAAGATTCCGAATTTGACCCTCCTCCGGATTTCGCTGCGATGGATCCGTCAAAGATTCAAGCAGAAATGTTGAAGCGGCAAACTGGCCCCTCCTATGGTTTCGTCAAGCTCCGATTAGGTGTTCGACGTTCGCCGGTAACCTAAAAAAATCCCTTCTTTTCCCCTATTCCTGTGCTCAATAGTTAATTTCTTCCAATTCTTGGTAATGTTTACTTGTGGGTTTccttccaaatctgaaaatctgaaaatctGAGATGGGTCTGTTCAGGAAATGGTCGGGGAGATTGCTATGAAATGGACCAAAGTTCTCAAGACCGGATCCGTTGAGGTCAATTTCATGACTGTTGATACCAGTACCATAATGTTCACCATGCAAAGAGGGAAGGACACAACAGAGGTACGCTGCTTATTAAGATCCTCTTGATCTCTTCTATCAGTTCAGAACTTCAGAAAAGTGAAGGATACGAAATTAGTTCGAAATTTTCTAgtattcaaattcaagaatttgagactagaaagtgaagtaaaattttGTTCTAAAGAATTTGAGACTAGACAGTTCTGGGTTTTGTTTATTATAGTTTAATTATAGTTTTAATTTCATTTGGGTTTTGATTATGGAAGCTCAAATCACTTGTTTGTCGTCTATGTTTGCTAGTTGAAAGAATTTGTACTGAGTCAACCAGAGGCATATGAGATCAAGATAGGTGATAATGTCTTCCGGAGACCTGGAGATCCTCCTCTAGAGGAAGTTCTAGAGAAGCTTCATGCTGAGAAGAGTGGAGCCCATGATTACAGTTCTACAGAGTCTTCAGAGCAACTGAAATCTGATGAGCTATAGTATTTCTGATGAATCAAATTAAATGTTTCCAGCTTAGTGCGTTCAATTTGCTTATTCTTTGTCAGTTTGATTCAGTTCAGTAGTTCATGTATTGTAAACTTCATTTGATTCAGAAGATCATGAAAGCTAGCTGTTTTATGACAATTTTGATCCTCAATGAAACTGATCAAAGAATTCATAGCATTGAGTTCCCTTTCAATTTAACTTTCTTTCAAGAATTGGATTTCAAATAAAGTTCAGGAAGCATAACAGAGCTTCTTCCTGTGCTGCCAGGGTGTGCATCAGAAGGGCACAAAGACTTAACTGATTTTTGAATGAATCCATTGTTACTGGAGTGTTGGATCCAGATGCTTTGGTTTGGCTTCAACCTGCTTCAACACTACTCtggaactgaaaaaaaaaaaaaaggttttcaagAAACCACCATGTTCAGGGGAGACGGTATACAACTGTGACTGAAACTGCCATTGAAACAGAGACTAGCTTAAACGGTAATGCATCTGCAAATTGGCCCTAAACAGGATAAGACAAATCCGATGTCTTAACACAGCAACTGGATGAAATCTACATAGAGAAGTATTTTCTGATCAATTTTCAATTGGCACATTCATCTTTCACAAAGTTTTTCAATAAAGGCAATGCCACCAATCTCAGGATGCATTATTTTGGACTGGTTCCAGAACCAGAACCCACGCAACCAAAGCTGAAAACCGCAAAATTAAAACTTCAGGCTGGCAAGGCTTGTGTTCCATGtttcttttaaatttatagTGTTTCTCTGAACAACTTAAGCCATCGTTTTAATCCTCATGATTCTTCGTGAGGAAAGAAGAACCATAGGCTCTGTCCACTACTAATGAAAAGTTGAGGTTTTGAAGTATTAGCTAACTTAAGTGATCGCTTGTTGTTAGACCAAACACCAACAAATCCGAAGTAAAATAGGGACacagatttaatgaggttcataTACTGATGTAGTGTTTTACGTCCttgagcaaaaaagaaaatgtttcattATTGTAGAAGAGATgttacaatggagatccttcaaaaaaaaaaaaaaaaaaaagattttaggtTGGCtccttcaattaaaaaaaagaaaaaaaaaagcctaggttttttcttttgtagattCCCCAATACTATTTAAATCTTAGGCTATTGGATGGAGAGAGCAAATTTTAATATTTGGTATGTATTACAACATATATTTGGtatatactcttttttttaaataaatttatttataagaAGAATATTGCTAATCAGCATATGCAGTATTTACTTTCATAAATATGCACAactggatttatttatttgttgggAGAGAGATCGTCACGATGCTAAAGTACAGTTTCTTACCAATGAAGGGAGTAAGAAATCGGATCATGTAGCAGGGGAGGTTTAATGTGTGAGAGAGAATGTGCAGGAATATGCGCATTGGAGCCGTGGCAATCTGTTTTCCCTATTTTTGATAGCCACCTCATTACACAATCAACACCTTTTATTTAAATTGATACACTATAAAAGAGGGGGAGCGAAGTGGGAcgggagggggggtgggggtgggggtgggggtgggggcggGGGTGGAAGGAGGAAGTTAACAACCAGGAGacttgaactcaagacctcctggTGCGTGTGAGCTTTCCACACCACAACCTCACCATTCGCCAAGGGATAGGCTTcaagagaagggaagggattAGGACTGGGACTAGGACTGTTATAATACCATCAAATTATTTGATTGCTGTCATTAATGGGTGGATGTATtcatgtatgtatatatatatatatatataatgatcaATCACATCGTCCTTGATTACTAGTTAACCGGTGCTACTCCATCTAATAATCCCAAATTAGAGGGTTAAAATAGTCTGTAATTCGGATCTGGtataattccgtgaaataccacctttagggggtgacacgtgactgataccaatgcaacggtccagatctggtacaactaataaaaccttaaattagtgaagagtcatttaaatcagatctggactgTTGCATTGGTATCAgccacgtgtcaccccctgaaggtggtatttcacggaattgtaccagatccgaattgcagacgatttttttcccaaactaGAAGGACACTTAATTAAATCTATGAAATATGAATCACCGAAATGGTGGATCGATATGCAACTGCTCCAACTTTGATTAATTTATGTGTTATATTCTcaatattttttcccttttattaaaATTGGTAATGTAATGTAAGGAATCATTTGTCACAATTAGTTAATTAGACTAATAATGGATTCTATGGTTTTAAAAGTATTGTGTATAAACCCTCACAAACCCTACCAATCTTCTCCACTCATATTCAATAATCTTGTTAGATATTAATGAGGTTTGTTAACATATAAGCTCAGTCTCTGTAAACATCAGGGTTTAAGAACATGGAATCAAGATCTAGATCGGTCTTGATTGATTCAGAATCAATCCAGATCGGTCTAAATCACCCTGGAATCAATGTTCTAATGGTGTAAAAATTGTCTACAGCTGTTGCACCAGTCCAATGAGCATTGGGTGGCTGAAAGTCACTTGGTCACATGCCCAGATGCTCACCTCACCTCACCGTTCACTACAGAAGATGTGGACTCATTCTAATGTCAAGATGTGGACTCATTCTAATGTCATAACCCTAGTTTACGCATAAAGATAGGACGAGCCGGATCAGTTAGAATTGGGATTCCGATCTAAATTGGCAGATCTGATTTCGTTTCTCTAAACCCTGATAAGCATACTTTAATCCATAAACCACCTTTAATTGTTTATGTCAGACATTTGTCTTTCCTACTAAGCAACTCAATTCTAAAGGAATTACTATTCTAACAGTTTATTTCTtcgattttgtttttcttcattttaggTTAGAGATTCACTATTCATCCATGATGATTTGAAAACATGATTGGACTTGGAAAGAGTGAATTTCATCGTTAACTCATGCTCCATACTGTCGAAAGTTTGAAACATCCTTCTTCGATCCAATCAGATCATCATAATTAAtggataaagagattctccCTTCATCATAAGTTAAGAGAAAGTCATTCTTCAACACTTGGAAGTTACAACCACTTACTCCCATCTTAAAAAATGAAGCATTCCATATTATCTTTCAGAAAGAAAGAGACGGAATTTATAGAAGAGTTACCAATATTGATGATGATTTCAGTTGCACCTCAAGAGAGAGCCTTGAAGATCTTTCACTCCTactagtgaaggaaaactttcgcCATTGCATTGTGAGTGTAAGAAAAGTATATCCATCTAAGGTCATGATATTTGCTTGCAGCATTTCTAACTATTCGGTTAGCGTCTTTCACTTAATGAATCACGTGTTTTTCAAAGCATAACTATTTGTGAGTGTATAGGTTCAGTGATTCATGCCATGTGGGTTGAGCAAGATAAGCGGAATATGGGGAGCTTGTGTCCTCGTTCCCATTTACCTATGCCATGATTCTCATGGCCAGCCTATCCATAAATGCTCTACATCCCGCTATAGTATGAAGTTGATAATACTTCTCACTATTcccagataaccttcaagacaCCACCCAAAACCTTCCACACATAAAAACtaaagcaaaaacaatggaTGCTTCTTTCCAATTATACATCACCTTAATATCGGACAATTCAAGCGCCCCTCGAA
It encodes the following:
- the LOC122086101 gene encoding uncharacterized protein LOC122086101, whose protein sequence is MRKQGCPSSALPLVHLLLLLTLFFVAKDGGIVRFAEGGKRRVHIPDELDDVIDNEEDEAWRQWGKKSSPSQDSEFDPPPDFAAMDPSKIQAEMLKRQTGPSYGFVKLRLGVRRSPEMVGEIAMKWTKVLKTGSVEVNFMTVDTSTIMFTMQRGKDTTELKEFVLSQPEAYEIKIGDNVFRRPGDPPLEEVLEKLHAEKSGAHDYSSTESSEQLKSDEL